The following coding sequences are from one Streptococcus mitis window:
- the rpsF gene encoding 30S ribosomal protein S6, which translates to MAKYEILYIIRPNIEEEAKNALVARFDSILTDNGATVVESKSWEKRRLAYEIKDFREGLYHIVNVEANDDAALKEFDRLSKINADILRHMIVKTDA; encoded by the coding sequence ATGGCTAAATACGAAATTCTTTATATTATTCGTCCAAACATTGAAGAAGAAGCTAAAAACGCTTTGGTAGCACGTTTTGACTCTATTTTGACTGACAACGGTGCAACTGTTGTTGAATCAAAATCTTGGGAAAAACGCCGTCTTGCATACGAAATCAAAGATTTCCGTGAAGGACTTTACCACATCGTTAACGTTGAAGCAAACGACGACGCAGCTCTTAAAGAGTTTGACCGTCTTTCAAAAATCAACGCTGACATTCTTCGTCACATGATCGTCAAAACTGACGCGTAA
- the rpsR gene encoding 30S ribosomal protein S18 codes for MAQQRRGGFKRRKKVDYIAANKIEYVDYKDTELLSRFVSERGKILPRRVTGTSAKNQRKVTTAIKRARVMALMPFVNED; via the coding sequence ATGGCTCAACAACGTCGTGGCGGATTCAAACGCCGTAAAAAAGTTGATTACATCGCAGCAAACAAAATTGAATATGTTGATTACAAAGATACTGAGCTTCTTAGCCGTTTCGTTTCAGAACGTGGGAAAATCCTTCCTCGTCGTGTAACAGGAACTTCAGCTAAAAACCAACGTAAAGTAACAACAGCTATCAAACGCGCTCGCGTAATGGCTTTGATGCCTTTCGTAAACGAAGATTAA
- a CDS encoding GNAT family N-acetyltransferase: MNCTIRNMIKSDIESLSHGFMNQGWPGREEILARYFLEQESGEREVLVAEIDGAVAGYVTILPSAKHGPFAEVYPELSDFNVFEPFRNQGIGNQLLEEAEKRVKFVSSKVTLGVGLHLGYGPAQRLYIRRGYIPDGTGVWYRNKPLEMGASCQNDNDLVLYLSKDLQ, translated from the coding sequence ATGAATTGCACGATTAGAAATATGATTAAGTCTGATATTGAATCCTTATCTCATGGATTTATGAATCAAGGTTGGCCTGGTAGAGAGGAAATTTTGGCTAGATATTTTCTGGAACAGGAAAGTGGGGAGAGAGAAGTCTTAGTTGCAGAGATTGATGGTGCTGTAGCGGGCTACGTTACCATTTTGCCCTCTGCTAAACATGGTCCTTTTGCAGAAGTCTATCCAGAATTATCAGATTTTAATGTGTTTGAGCCTTTTCGAAATCAAGGGATTGGGAATCAACTGCTAGAAGAAGCAGAAAAACGAGTCAAGTTTGTTTCGAGTAAGGTCACTCTTGGTGTAGGTTTGCACTTAGGCTATGGCCCTGCCCAGAGATTGTATATCAGACGGGGCTACATTCCAGATGGGACAGGTGTGTGGTATAGAAATAAACCGCTAGAAATGGGTGCAAGTTGTCAAAATGATAATGATTTAGTTTTATACTTATCCAAGGACTTACAATAA
- the ssbA gene encoding single-stranded DNA-binding protein SsbA: protein MINNVVLVGRMTRDAELRYTPSNVAVATFTLAVNRTFKSQNGEREADFINVVMWRQQAENLANWAKKGSLIGVTGRIQTRSYDNQQGQRVYVTEVVAENFQMLESRSVREGHTGGAYSAPTANYSAPTNSVPDFSRDENPFGATNPLDISDDDLPF from the coding sequence ATGATTAACAATGTTGTACTTGTAGGGCGTATGACACGTGACGCTGAGTTGCGTTATACCCCATCAAATGTAGCAGTTGCGACTTTTACTCTTGCAGTAAACCGTACATTTAAGAGTCAAAATGGCGAACGTGAGGCTGATTTTATCAATGTCGTTATGTGGCGCCAACAGGCTGAGAACCTTGCTAATTGGGCTAAAAAAGGCTCACTTATCGGGGTGACAGGTCGTATCCAGACTCGTAGTTACGATAACCAGCAAGGACAACGTGTCTACGTGACAGAGGTCGTGGCTGAGAATTTCCAAATGTTGGAAAGCCGTAGTGTGCGTGAAGGTCACACAGGTGGAGCTTATTCTGCACCAACTGCAAACTATTCAGCGCCTACAAATTCAGTACCAGACTTTTCACGTGATGAAAATCCATTTGGAGCAACAAATCCATTGGATATTTCAGATGATGATTTACCATTCTAA